The Ectothiorhodospiraceae bacterium 2226 region GCTGCGTGTTCATGATCTGGCCCAAGCACGTTGCCCCGGCCCGTCACGGTGAGTTGTTCGAGCGTGCGCTGGCGCCCATGCGCGCCGTGTTCCACGCCTACGGCCTGGCGGCCGAGCGGGTGGGGGTCAGCGACCTGTGGCTCGGCGAACGCAAGCTGCTCGGTAGCGGCGCGGCGACGCTGGGCGGCTCCATGGTGTTCGGCAGCAGCTTCTTATTGGACTTTCCCGTCGCGCGTTTCGCCCGCCTGATGCGCGCGCCTTCCGAGACCTATCGGGCCTGGCTCGCCGAGGAACTGGCGCGGGGCATGACGACCTGGTCGGCCCACGCGCCTGCGCCCGCGGCGAGCGACCTCGCGCAGTGCCTACGCACCGAGGTCGAGCGCGCCCTGGGATGGACATCGGTCTCCGACCAGCCGACGGCCGCCGAGCGGATCGCCATGCAGGAAGCCGCTGCCGAGGCCGTGGAAGACCTTGAACAGGGCGCGGCGCTGGTGGAGAACGGCATCAAGATCAATCATCATTCCTATTTGATCGAGACCCGCGACGCGGCCGGCGCCTTGCGCCTGGTGCTACGCCACGGCCGCATCGCGCGCTTGGCGTGCGAGCCGCGTGCCGCGGAGGTGGAGCGCGCGGCACTGGCGTGTGTGCCCGAACATGAGCGGCTCGTCGCGGCAATGGCGTCACTCGGTGCGGCGGCCGATGGCTGGGCGCGGCGCATCGCCGGTGCGGCGGCGGGTGTGAGGAGGGTATATGGCTGAACCGACCGTCGAGAAGCGCCTGCAGCGCAAGTTCATCGTCATGACGGCGGACGAGGACATGCAGGCACGCCTGCAGCGACACATCGAGCCGGGATGGGAGATGGTGGTCACCACCGATCTCAGCGATCTGGGTGACTGGAACGACATACTGCTGTACCGCTTTCTACTGATCGACCTCGACGAGGTCGATGCCTTCGACCCGCTGGACGTGATTGGCATGATCCGGCGCGAGCTGATGCTCAATATCGCGGTGTTTTGTTTTGGCGGCGACGAGGTGATACGCGACGAAATGCGGCTTGCGCGCGCCGATCGCTTCTTCGAGCGCGAGGAGATGGTGGAGCGTTTGCCGGAGTTTCTGCGCCAATACGGCTGGGGCGGGTAGGGGCGGGCACATCCCTGTGCCGCTTTGCGTGGTCTGAGAACGCCAGGATGGCGTTATCCAGACCTTCCCGCGGCACAGGGAAGTGCCGCCGTGATCGACGGCTGCAAGCCGTGGATCACGAAGCAAAGCGAAAACCACGCTTTTCGCTTTGCGTGGTCTGAGAACGCCAGGATGGCGTTATTCAGACCTTCCCGCGGCACAGGGATGTGCCGCCGTGATCGACGGCTGCAAGCCGTGGATCACGAAGCAAAGCGAAAACCACGCTTTTCGCTTTGCGTGGTCTGAGAACGTCAGGATGGCGTTATTCAGACCTTCCCGCGGCACAGGGAAGTGCCGCCGTGATCGACGGCTGCAAGCCGTGGATCACGAAGCACAGCGAAAACCACGATTTTCGCTTTGCGTGGTCTGAGAACGCCAGGATGGCGTTATTCAGACCTTCTAATAGCCATCAGCCGATCCAGTCGTGCTCCATGACGTCCAGGCGGATGTCCTGCTTGAAGGTCTCGCCGCTGCCCTCGACCACCAGGGTGCCCAGGCGCACGCCCGCGGTGGGGTAGGCGACCTTGCACTCGAAGGTGCCGGGCAGCGAAACGCTCTTCTCGCACACCGCGTTGCCGTCCACTTCGAAGCGGCACTTGGCCGTCCCGGTGCCGCCCATCAGCGCCTGGATGCGGAACTCCTTGTTGATGCTGCGACGGTAGAATTCCGGATCGCGATTCGCGTTGTACTGCAGGTTGTTCACCTTGACCAGCTTGACCAGCTTTTGCATGACAGTCCTCGACTTGAAGCAGCGACTTTTGAAAGCGGTAGGTTCGCGCGCTCGCGCGCAAAGCTATCTAATGTTTTGTATGGTGACGGCGGCGCGGGGCGGCCGCAGGGCCGGCGCCGGTGTATCTAGAATATTAGTTGAGTATAATATGCGGAATTATAACCCCATCTTTCGCGCTTGCGTAATCCTTCGCAGCGTACCCACACGAGGGCCAGGCGATGACGGAAAACGAACGACTGGCGGAGCGCTTCGAGGAACTGGACGCGCGCATTAGCGGTCTTGAAGCGCAACTGACCGAGTCGACCGAGCTCAGCATCGATCAGACGCTGCCCGAAGCGAGCGCCATCGCCCGCGACCTGCTCCGCGCGTACGCCGAGCATGGCGGCAAGGACATGCCCGACACCGACGACCTGCTGGAGACCCAGAAGGCCTTCGTGAAGGGCGACCCCAGCCTCAACGCGGTGCGCGACAACGTACGCGAACTGGTGTACTACCGCAACTGCATCGACATGGACCGCCGCGACGCGCTGCCCAAGGCGGCGGAACGCATGGCGGTGCGCACCGCGCGCCACATCTATCTTTACCTACGCACCCGCGCCGCGCAGGAAGGGCGTCTGGACTGACCCACAGCCGTTAAGGATCTGAATCCATGAAGAAACTGATGGACCGCATCCGCGGCGTCGAGCGCGACGTCGTGCAGGCGCCCGCCGAGGGCGACGCCCCGTTTTACGCCGCGCAGGGCGACGAGGTCGAGATCTTCCTGGCCGCCCACAAGAAGCGCCTGCCGGTGATGCTCAAGGGGCCCACCGGCTGCGGCAAGACCCGCTTCCTGGAGCACATGGCGCACCGCCTCGGCCAGCCGCTGGTCACGGTCTCCTGCCACGAAGACCTCACCAGCTCCGACCTGGTGGGCCGCTTCCTGCTCGAAGGCGAGAGCACGGTGTGGCAGGACGGGCCGCTCACCCGCGCGGTGAAGGAAGGCGCGATCTGCTACCTCGACGAGATCGTCGAGGCGCGCACCGACACCACGGTGGTCATCCACCCGCTCACCGACCACCGCCGCCAGCTGCCGCTGGAGAAGAAGAGCCAGGTGATCGAGGCGCACCCGGACTTCATGCTGGTGATCTCCTACAACCCCGGCTACCAGACCGTGCTCAAGGATCTGAAACCCTCCACCAAGCAGCGCTTCGTGGCGATGCAGTTCGACTACCCGAACGAGGCGATCGAGCGCGAGATCGTGCGCAACGAATCGGGCGGCCTGGACGAGGACGTGCTGAACCGCCTCGTGGCGGCCGGTCGCAAGGCGCGCACGCTGAAGGACCACGGCCTGGAGGAGGCGACCTCCACGCGTGCGCTGGTCTACGCCGGCGAGCTGATCAATGCCGGCCTCGATCCCATCACCGCCTGCCGCGCGGCCATGGTGCAGCCCATCACCGACGATCCCGAACTCGCCGAGGCGCTGATGGAGATCGTGCGCGCACACTTCGCCGAGGACAGTGAATCGGCCGAGGCGCACGCCGGCTCATGAGCGAGCAGGACGACCTGCTCGCCATCGAGGAGGTCCTACAGGAACTGGAGCAGATCAGCTTCGTCGCGCACCGCGACGCGCGCGAGGCGCTGCCCGCCATCCAGGCGCACGGCGCGGCCGACACGCTGCTGTGGCTGCGCACCGCGCGCGATCTCTTCACCCATGATCGCGATGCGGGCAAGTCCTTCATCCGCGCCAGCGCCGACACCGCCGCGCGCACCGGCACCGTGCGCGCCTGGACCGAGCAGGCCTTGTCCTTCAACCGCTGGCGCGGCTCCTGGAAGGCGCTGGACGGCTACATGGAGCAGGCCGGTGCGGTGCACGAGGCCTGGGGCGCCGCGGGCCAGCAGCGCTGGTACGAGATCGGCTACGGCTGGCTGGAGCGTCACCTGGACTCCGGCGCGGCCTATTTTCGCACCCCCTTCAAGGAGCTTGGCGGGCGCGAGGGCATCGAGGGCGTCGAGGCCCTGATGGCGCCCGCCGAGAGCCTGTTCCGCGAGCGGCGCCTGGCACTCGGCAGCTACCTCGGCGGTGCGCTGCGCGTGCGCCGCCTGGTGGGGCTGGCCGGTATCGAGCCCTGGGCGCGGCGCGGTGCCGACATCCTGCAGGCCGGTCGCACGCGCGGCGAGGCCTATTTCCGCCTCGAGAGCGAGGAGAGCATCGCGCTGCTGCTCGACAGCGTGCCGGGCGTGCGCCTGCGCGAGCAGCGCCGGCTGCTGCAACTCCTTTTGTATGCGTGGTTCGGCGAGGACTTCCCGCTGGAGGACAGCGCGTGGACGCCCGACCAGGGCCGCGCCATGATCGAGACCGACGGCCAGGCGCTGTTCCTGCCGGTGGTGCTGCCGGGGCGCGAGGAGGCGCTGCTCGCGGTGCTGCACGCGGGCGCGCACCTGCGCTTCGACAGCTACGAGCGGCGCCACATCGAGGCGCTGTTCCAGGAAGCGGGCATGGCGCACCCGCCGCTCGATGCCGACCAGCGCATCACCTGGCGCCCGCTGTTCGCCCGCTTCGGCGACGACCTGCTGCGCTTCCAGGTGCTGTTCGACATCTGCGAGGACCTGCGCGTGGACGCCGCCGCGGCGCGCCTCATCCCCGGCTATGGCGCGCGCCTGCGCCGCCTCGCCGCGCAGGCCGAGCCGCCCGACGGCGCGCCGGGCCGGTACATCGAATTCGCGCGCGAGACGCTCGCCGCCATCGGGCACGCAGAGCGCGCGCCCGCGGGCCTGCGCGGCCTGCTCGACGAACAGGCCACCATCGTGGACGCCTTCCGTACCGCGCTCGCGCTGTACGAGCAGGGCGATTTCCCAACGCTCACGCTGGACAACGTGCGCGAGGCCTACCTGCCCGCGCGCGGCATCAACGCCGCGCGGCCGGTGTACCCGCGCCGACGCTTGGAGGGCAGCCCCGAAGAGGACGGTTTCGCCGCGGGCAAGGAGATGGTCAACCCGGAGGAAAAGCCCAAGGCCCAGGAGGTCCCCAAGGACGCCTCGGGCGGCGACCCCGATTTTGACATCCCGCCCGAGGACACGGCGGGGCAGGGCGGGCGCGTCGGTGTGGGTATCCCGCAGCCGGCGGTGGTGTACGGGCGCGGGCGCGGCCACCAGGGCGAGCGCAGCGGGCGCGCCTACCGCGAGTGGGATTACCGCGACAATGCCTTCAAGCTCGATTGGGCCTGGGTGCAGGAGCGCGAGCTGGAGGAGAGCGATCCGGCGCGCGCCGAGGCCATCTTCGCGAAACACGCCAATGTGCAAAAGCGCCTGCGCCGCGCCCTGCAGATGCAGCGCCCGACGCGGCTGTCGCCGCTGCGCCGCCAGATGGACGGCGACGAGCTCGACCTCGAGGCGACCATGGAGTACGTCACCGAGAAGCGCATCGGCCGCTCGCCGCGCCCGCACGTCTATAAGCGCCGCGCCGTGCGCCAGCGGGAGAGCGCGGTGCTGCTGCTCGCCGACCTGTCCACCTCCATAATGGCGGACGTGCCCAAGGACCAGGGCGAGGGCAAGGTGGTGGATCGCCTGCGCGCGGGGCTGATGCTGTTCGCCGAGGCCCTGGACGCGGTGGGCGACCCCTGTGCCATCGCCGGCTTCGCCTCCAAGTACCGCGACAACGTGAGCTACTACCCCATCAAGCGCTTCGACGAGCCGCTCACCAGCGCCATCCGCGCGCGCATGGCGGGCGTCACCGGGCGCCTCGCCACGCGCATGGGCGCCGCCATCCGCCACGCGGTGGCGACGTTTGACGCCCCCTCGCAGCGCCGCCTGTTGCTGATCCTCTCGGACGGTCGTCCCGCCGACTACGACGACGGCGGCGACGAGCGCTACCTGCACGAGGACACGCGCATGGCCGTGAAAGAGGCCTTGGATGCCGGGGTGCACCCGTTTTGTGTCACGCTGGACGCGCGCGGCGGGGAGTACCTGCCCGCGATCTTCGGCCCCGGACACTACTTGATACTCGACCACGTGGACGACCTGCCCAAGCGCCTGCCCGAGGTCTACCTGCGCCTGCGGCGTTGAGGGCCCGAGCTTTGCGGGGGAGGGTCGGGGAGGGGGCCGCGCCGCAGGCGCGGGGAAGTTCCCGCCCGCTGACGCAGGCGGCCCTCCCCCTAGCCCCCTCCCGCGAGCGGGAGGGGGGGCTGAACGGCGGGAGGCGCGCGGCCCGCGAGGCCGAGGTGGAATACGCCGCCGGCGCGGCTCTCCCTCCCCCGCGCGCGGCGCGGGGGAGGGCCGGGGAGGGGGCCGCGCAGCAGGCGCGGCGCGTAACGCATCAGCGAAGGATCACAGTTTGAACCAGACCGCCGAACAAGACCGCCCGCCCCTGATCGCGCCCACGCGCCCCGCGACCTTCATCGGCGCGGCGCGCTACAAGAACCACAGCTACGGCAGCAATCACCCGCTCGGCATTCCGCGCGTGTCGCTCACGGTGGAGCTCATCCGCACTTACGGGGCGCTCGGTGATGAGGAATACCTCATCGGCCGCAAGGCCACGGTGGCGGAACTGGAGTGGTTTCACACGCGCGAGTATGTCGCCGCCATGCAGCGCTGCGAGGCGCTGGGCAAGGTGCTGGACCGCTACCGCAAGCGCCACAACATCGGCAACTTCGAGAACCCGTACTTCCCCGGCTTTTTCACCACCCCGGCCATCGCCACCGGCTCCAGCGTGCAGGCCGCCGAGCAGGTGCTGGCCGGGCGCACCGCGTTCAACCCGGCGGGCGGCATGCACCACGCCATGCCCGAGCAGGCGCGCGGCTTCTGTTACTTCAACGACCCGGCGCTCGGCATCCTGCGCCTGCGTCGCGAGGGCCTGCGCGTGCTGTACCTGGACATCGACGCGCACCACGGCGATGGCGTGGAGTACGCCTTCCGCGATGACCCCGAGGTGGTGACCTGTTCGCTGCACATGGATACGGAATACGCCTACCCCTTCCAGGGCGGCCGCCTGGACGACACGGGCCCACACGGCAATGCCGTCAACCTGCCGCTGCCGCAGGGCCTGAACGACACCGAGTACCGCACCGTATTCGAGGCGCTATGGCCGCGTGTGCTGGCGCGCGCGCGCCCCGACGCGGTGGTGCTGCAGGCGGGTACCGACATGCTGTTGCCCGACCCGCTCGGCAAGTTCTCGATCTCCACGCAGCTCTTTCTGGAGGTGGTTGCGCGCGTGCTGCGCGATAGCCCGCGCCTGCTGGTGCTGGGCGGCGGCGGCTACCATCCACTGACCCTGGCGCGCTGCTGGACCGGCGTTTGGGCTATTCTGTCGGGCCGCGACCTGCCCGCGGCCATCCCGGCCGCCGGCGAGGCCCTGCTGCGCGCGGTGGACTGGGATCAGGACGAGGACGAGGATTACTTCGAGGCGCTGTTCGCGAGCCGCCTCGACCCCGACCGCGGGGGGGCGGTGCGGGACGACGTACGCGCGCGGCTGGAGCGGCTGCTCGCGCACCATCCAATGTTGAGAGGTACATGATGCACAAGCCGGAGTTGATCAAGGGACACGCCAATCCGGCGGCGACGCGCGCCTACGCCGATGCCCACCTCGGCGACGGGTCGGCGGGCGAAGGGCATTACAGCGACTTTCTCAAGACGCGTATCCGTCTGAGTTCGATCGGCATCGGCACCTTTCCGGGCGAAGCGACCCCCGAGGTCGACGCCGCGGTGAGCGCCATCGTGGCGCGCGCCCTGCAAAGCGGTATCAACGTGATCGACACCGGCGCGCATTATCGCTACGGACGCGCGTTGGCGGCGGTGGGCGCGGGGGTGCGCACGGCGCTCGCGGCGGGCGTGCCGCGCGAGGCCATGTTTCTCATCTCCAAGGGCGGTTTTCTCACCCTGCGCGGTGGCCCGCCCGAGGACCCGGTGCAATGGTTTCAGCGCGAGATCGTGGGGCAGGGCCTGGGCACCACCGAGGACCTGGCGAACAACGCGCATCTGCTGACCCCCGAGTACATCGATTATCAGATCGAACTGAGCCGCACCCTGATGGGCGTCGAGACGCTGGACGCCTTCCTGGTCGACCAGCCCGAGATCCACATCCCGGTGATCGGCAAGGGTGCGCTCAACGACAAACTGCTCAAGGTCTACACCCGGCTCGAGCAGGCCGTCTTGGAAGGGCGCATCCGCTGCTACGGCATCTCGACCTTCAACGGCGAGCGCGTGGAGACCGACGATCCGCTGTTTCAGTCCATCACCTCGCAGCTCGGGCTCGCCGAGAAGGCGGCGCAGGAGGCCACCGGGCAGGACGGCGCGCGCCACCATTTCCGTATCCTGCAGATGCCCTTCAATCAGGTGATGCTGGAGGGCTTCACGCGCTTCAACCACGCCACCGGCCAGGGCAACGTCGCCTCCACCCTGCAGGCGGCGTTTCAGCTCAAGGTGTACGTGATGGCCAGCCACACCATGCTCAAGGGTCACCTCGCGCAGCAATCCGCCGATGTGGTGCAG contains the following coding sequences:
- a CDS encoding lipoate--protein ligase family protein; its protein translation is MSRQARWLDLGELDAAALHGAYAGLAEAQAPDAPPLLVWARCREPHLCLGASQGLSAEIDAQACRAEQVPVLRRPLGGGTVWVDHDQCCVFMIWPKHVAPARHGELFERALAPMRAVFHAYGLAAERVGVSDLWLGERKLLGSGAATLGGSMVFGSSFLLDFPVARFARLMRAPSETYRAWLAEELARGMTTWSAHAPAPAASDLAQCLRTEVERALGWTSVSDQPTAAERIAMQEAAAEAVEDLEQGAALVENGIKINHHSYLIETRDAAGALRLVLRHGRIARLACEPRAAEVERAALACVPEHERLVAAMASLGAAADGWARRIAGAAAGVRRVYG
- a CDS encoding CbbQ/NirQ/NorQ/GpvN family protein, with the protein product MKKLMDRIRGVERDVVQAPAEGDAPFYAAQGDEVEIFLAAHKKRLPVMLKGPTGCGKTRFLEHMAHRLGQPLVTVSCHEDLTSSDLVGRFLLEGESTVWQDGPLTRAVKEGAICYLDEIVEARTDTTVVIHPLTDHRRQLPLEKKSQVIEAHPDFMLVISYNPGYQTVLKDLKPSTKQRFVAMQFDYPNEAIEREIVRNESGGLDEDVLNRLVAAGRKARTLKDHGLEEATSTRALVYAGELINAGLDPITACRAAMVQPITDDPELAEALMEIVRAHFAEDSESAEAHAGS
- a CDS encoding VWA domain-containing protein, with translation MSEQDDLLAIEEVLQELEQISFVAHRDAREALPAIQAHGAADTLLWLRTARDLFTHDRDAGKSFIRASADTAARTGTVRAWTEQALSFNRWRGSWKALDGYMEQAGAVHEAWGAAGQQRWYEIGYGWLERHLDSGAAYFRTPFKELGGREGIEGVEALMAPAESLFRERRLALGSYLGGALRVRRLVGLAGIEPWARRGADILQAGRTRGEAYFRLESEESIALLLDSVPGVRLREQRRLLQLLLYAWFGEDFPLEDSAWTPDQGRAMIETDGQALFLPVVLPGREEALLAVLHAGAHLRFDSYERRHIEALFQEAGMAHPPLDADQRITWRPLFARFGDDLLRFQVLFDICEDLRVDAAAARLIPGYGARLRRLAAQAEPPDGAPGRYIEFARETLAAIGHAERAPAGLRGLLDEQATIVDAFRTALALYEQGDFPTLTLDNVREAYLPARGINAARPVYPRRRLEGSPEEDGFAAGKEMVNPEEKPKAQEVPKDASGGDPDFDIPPEDTAGQGGRVGVGIPQPAVVYGRGRGHQGERSGRAYREWDYRDNAFKLDWAWVQERELEESDPARAEAIFAKHANVQKRLRRALQMQRPTRLSPLRRQMDGDELDLEATMEYVTEKRIGRSPRPHVYKRRAVRQRESAVLLLADLSTSIMADVPKDQGEGKVVDRLRAGLMLFAEALDAVGDPCAIAGFASKYRDNVSYYPIKRFDEPLTSAIRARMAGVTGRLATRMGAAIRHAVATFDAPSQRRLLLILSDGRPADYDDGGDERYLHEDTRMAVKEALDAGVHPFCVTLDARGGEYLPAIFGPGHYLILDHVDDLPKRLPEVYLRLRR
- a CDS encoding acetoin utilization protein AcuC: MNQTAEQDRPPLIAPTRPATFIGAARYKNHSYGSNHPLGIPRVSLTVELIRTYGALGDEEYLIGRKATVAELEWFHTREYVAAMQRCEALGKVLDRYRKRHNIGNFENPYFPGFFTTPAIATGSSVQAAEQVLAGRTAFNPAGGMHHAMPEQARGFCYFNDPALGILRLRREGLRVLYLDIDAHHGDGVEYAFRDDPEVVTCSLHMDTEYAYPFQGGRLDDTGPHGNAVNLPLPQGLNDTEYRTVFEALWPRVLARARPDAVVLQAGTDMLLPDPLGKFSISTQLFLEVVARVLRDSPRLLVLGGGGYHPLTLARCWTGVWAILSGRDLPAAIPAAGEALLRAVDWDQDEDEDYFEALFASRLDPDRGGAVRDDVRARLERLLAHHPMLRGT
- a CDS encoding aldo/keto reductase, whose amino-acid sequence is MHKPELIKGHANPAATRAYADAHLGDGSAGEGHYSDFLKTRIRLSSIGIGTFPGEATPEVDAAVSAIVARALQSGINVIDTGAHYRYGRALAAVGAGVRTALAAGVPREAMFLISKGGFLTLRGGPPEDPVQWFQREIVGQGLGTTEDLANNAHLLTPEYIDYQIELSRTLMGVETLDAFLVDQPEIHIPVIGKGALNDKLLKVYTRLEQAVLEGRIRCYGISTFNGERVETDDPLFQSITSQLGLAEKAAQEATGQDGARHHFRILQMPFNQVMLEGFTRFNHATGQGNVASTLQAAFQLKVYVMASHTMLKGHLAQQSADVVQQALATLPSAAQRAIQFNRSTPGLGTSLVGMSTPAHLDDALAVARLAPLERSAYLAMFSRAE